One Hippoglossus stenolepis isolate QCI-W04-F060 chromosome 22, HSTE1.2, whole genome shotgun sequence DNA segment encodes these proteins:
- the gramd4a gene encoding GRAM domain-containing protein 4 isoform X6 gives MAAAIQEFQRSESDRLNEVKGHLEIALLEKHFLQEELRKLREETNVDSLRQELDKERTKRIDLEQKMNEVLKSRLEDSPPQPPRKQQSPSNNGTAEKQQKEVWSSRLQKWLHERFGVYIEDFRFQPEESTVETEEPLSAKRLTENMRRLKRGARPVTNFLRNLSALSNWHSVYTSAIAFIIYMNAAWHGWAIPMLLFLAILRLSLNYLIARGWRIQWSIVPEVFEPMEPPKEDLTVSEKFQLVLDVAQKAQNLFGKMADVLEKIKNLFMWVQPESTRKLYICLWMAFITSCVLPYKLMGFMIGLYAGIKFFIIDFLFKSCPKLRDKYDTPHIVWNSLPTDPQLKERTNATVSRRLSGIEKVQPIVSRSSLATVPCGVSREEETGRSHSTKKGAFHEIFSLSELERPLAVCENGWRCCLINRDRKMPTDYIRNGVLYVTENYLCFESSSSRSSASKKNKVIKLVDITDIQKYKVLSVLPGSGMGISIATPSTQKPLVFGAMIHRDEAFEAIFTQYMKIMTTTKPPASAEL, from the exons ATGGCTGCGGCCATCCAGGAGTTCCAGAGGTCAGAGTCAGACCGACTGAATGAAGTCAAAGGTCACCTGGAAATTGCCTTACTGGAGAAACATTTCTTAC aggaggagctgaggaagcTGCGGGAAGAGACAAATGTGGACTCCCTGCGACAGGAGCTGGACAAGGAGCGAACCAAGAGGATAGACCTGGAGCAGAAGATGAATGAGGTGCTCAAGTCCAG aCTGGAGGACTCTCCACCACAGCCTCCCCGGAAACAGCAGTCGCCCTCCAACAATGGAACAG CAGAGAAACAGCAGAAGGAGGTGTGGAGCTCACGGCTGCAGAAGTGGCTGCACGAGCGCTTCGGGGTTTACATCGAAGACTTCCGCTTCCAGCCGGAGGAGAGCACCGTGGAGACAGAGGAACCACTAAGTGCAAAAAG GTTGACAGAGAATATGAGGCGACTCA AGCGAGGAGCCAGACCTGTCACCAACTTCTTAAGGAACCTCTCTGCCTTATCCAATTGGCACTCTGTCTACACCTCAGCTATTGCCTTCATT ATCTATATGAATGCTGCATGGCATGGTTGGGCCATTCCCATGCTCCTCTTCCTGGCTATCCTGCGCTTGTCCTTAAATTACCTCATCGCCAG AGGTTGGAGGATCCAGTGGAGCATAGTGCCTGAGGTGTTTGAACCCATG GAGCCTCCAAAGGAAGACTTGACAGTGTCTGAAAAGTTCCAGCTTGTACTTGACGTTGCACAAAAAGCACAG AACCTTTTTGGTAAGATGGCAGATGTTTTGGAGAAGATAAAGAA CCTGTTCATGTGGGTGCAGCCGGAGAGCACCAGGAAACTTTACATCTGCCTGTGGATGGCTTTCATCACCTCCTGCGTCCTGCCATACAAACTGATGGGCTTCATGATTG GCTTGTATGCCGGCATCAAGTTCTTCATCATAGACTTCCTTTTTAAGAGCTGTCCGAAGCTGCGGGACAAGTACGACACGCCTCACATCGTGTGGAACAGCCTCCCCACCGACCCCCAGCTAAAAGAGAGGACCAACGCCACTGTGTCACGGCGG ctctctggCATTGAGAAG gtccAGCCGATAGTCTCTCGCAGCAGCCTCGCCACGGTCCCATGtggggtgagcagagaggaggagactggTCGCTCCCACAGCACCAAGAAGGGAGCCTTTCATGAGATTTTCAGCCTGTCAGAGTTAGAGCGCCCTCTGGCCG TGTGTGAGAACGGCTGGAGGTGTTGCCTGATAAACCGCGACAGGAAGATGCCTACAGACTACATCAGGAACGGAGTGCTTTACGTCACAGAAAA TTACCTGTGCTTTGAGAGCTCCAGCTCCAGATCCAGCGCCTCTAAAAAGAACAAAGTTATTAAGCTGGTGGACATCACGGACATACAAAAG TACAAAGTGCTGTCGGTCCTGCCAGGAAGTGGAATGGGAATCTCCATAGCAACTCCCTCCACCCAGAAG CCGTTGGTGTTTGGTGCCATGATCCACAGAGACGAGGCTTTCGAGGCCATCTTCACACAGTACATGAAGATCATGACCACCACCAAACCACCAGCCAGTGCAGAGCTCTAG
- the gramd4a gene encoding GRAM domain-containing protein 4 isoform X5 — translation MDLWKMEDLTVDSFELLYSGAVDKIKSHKSNLNLKEELRKLREETNVDSLRQELDKERTKRIDLEQKMNEVLKSRLEDSPPQPPRKQQSPSNNGTAEKQQKEVWSSRLQKWLHERFGVYIEDFRFQPEESTVETEEPLSAKRLTENMRRLKRGARPVTNFLRNLSALSNWHSVYTSAIAFIIYMNAAWHGWAIPMLLFLAILRLSLNYLIARGWRIQWSIVPEVFEPMEPPKEDLTVSEKFQLVLDVAQKAQNLFGKMADVLEKIKNLFMWVQPESTRKLYICLWMAFITSCVLPYKLMGFMIGLYAGIKFFIIDFLFKSCPKLRDKYDTPHIVWNSLPTDPQLKERTNATVSRRLSGIEKVQPIVSRSSLATVPCGVSREEETGRSHSTKKGAFHEIFSLSELERPLAVCENGWRCCLINRDRKMPTDYIRNGVLYVTENYLCFESSSSRSSASKKNKVIKLVDITDIQKYKVLSVLPGSGMGISIATPSTQKPLVFGAMIHRDEAFEAIFTQYMKIMTTTKPPASAEL, via the exons ATGGATTTATGGAAAATGGAGGATTTAACCGTTGACAGCTTCGAGCTGCTTTACAGCGGAGCCGTCGATAAGATTAAAAGCCATAAAAGTAACCTCAACCTCA aggaggagctgaggaagcTGCGGGAAGAGACAAATGTGGACTCCCTGCGACAGGAGCTGGACAAGGAGCGAACCAAGAGGATAGACCTGGAGCAGAAGATGAATGAGGTGCTCAAGTCCAG aCTGGAGGACTCTCCACCACAGCCTCCCCGGAAACAGCAGTCGCCCTCCAACAATGGAACAG CAGAGAAACAGCAGAAGGAGGTGTGGAGCTCACGGCTGCAGAAGTGGCTGCACGAGCGCTTCGGGGTTTACATCGAAGACTTCCGCTTCCAGCCGGAGGAGAGCACCGTGGAGACAGAGGAACCACTAAGTGCAAAAAG GTTGACAGAGAATATGAGGCGACTCA AGCGAGGAGCCAGACCTGTCACCAACTTCTTAAGGAACCTCTCTGCCTTATCCAATTGGCACTCTGTCTACACCTCAGCTATTGCCTTCATT ATCTATATGAATGCTGCATGGCATGGTTGGGCCATTCCCATGCTCCTCTTCCTGGCTATCCTGCGCTTGTCCTTAAATTACCTCATCGCCAG AGGTTGGAGGATCCAGTGGAGCATAGTGCCTGAGGTGTTTGAACCCATG GAGCCTCCAAAGGAAGACTTGACAGTGTCTGAAAAGTTCCAGCTTGTACTTGACGTTGCACAAAAAGCACAG AACCTTTTTGGTAAGATGGCAGATGTTTTGGAGAAGATAAAGAA CCTGTTCATGTGGGTGCAGCCGGAGAGCACCAGGAAACTTTACATCTGCCTGTGGATGGCTTTCATCACCTCCTGCGTCCTGCCATACAAACTGATGGGCTTCATGATTG GCTTGTATGCCGGCATCAAGTTCTTCATCATAGACTTCCTTTTTAAGAGCTGTCCGAAGCTGCGGGACAAGTACGACACGCCTCACATCGTGTGGAACAGCCTCCCCACCGACCCCCAGCTAAAAGAGAGGACCAACGCCACTGTGTCACGGCGG ctctctggCATTGAGAAG gtccAGCCGATAGTCTCTCGCAGCAGCCTCGCCACGGTCCCATGtggggtgagcagagaggaggagactggTCGCTCCCACAGCACCAAGAAGGGAGCCTTTCATGAGATTTTCAGCCTGTCAGAGTTAGAGCGCCCTCTGGCCG TGTGTGAGAACGGCTGGAGGTGTTGCCTGATAAACCGCGACAGGAAGATGCCTACAGACTACATCAGGAACGGAGTGCTTTACGTCACAGAAAA TTACCTGTGCTTTGAGAGCTCCAGCTCCAGATCCAGCGCCTCTAAAAAGAACAAAGTTATTAAGCTGGTGGACATCACGGACATACAAAAG TACAAAGTGCTGTCGGTCCTGCCAGGAAGTGGAATGGGAATCTCCATAGCAACTCCCTCCACCCAGAAG CCGTTGGTGTTTGGTGCCATGATCCACAGAGACGAGGCTTTCGAGGCCATCTTCACACAGTACATGAAGATCATGACCACCACCAAACCACCAGCCAGTGCAGAGCTCTAG